One window from the genome of Drosophila albomicans strain 15112-1751.03 chromosome 2L, ASM965048v2, whole genome shotgun sequence encodes:
- the LOC117564773 gene encoding EGF domain-specific O-linked N-acetylglucosamine transferase: MSLVMMLQLLILNALLALQLRPSLAETKHTLTLPNLPTDHLIRYLNTFPKLKGQLPLNATTRLESRACWGHEHNCSPEARFQTPNCPGDHTGWVQSKEAQVQTFYYQADFGYIQQQLDELTPQCMPKYLTDSSLECTRYLRFCRGRNLLIDLRDVPKRKERIRYHMDVLKPGQLLGHCELNRTRLNAEMDHIGSALQSWGPELRNFDVLPHPVLESGACDLVVNAPTFIMKIDATYNMYHHFCDFFNLYASLFVNQSHPAAFNTDVQILIWETYPYDSPFRDTFKAFSQRPVWTLSDVQGKRVCFRNVVLPLLPRMIFGLFYNTPIIQGCSNSGLFRAFSEFILHRLQIPYQPPLAKRKLRITYLSRRTKYRQVLNEAELLAQLEDNEDYQVQRVSYERLSFSDQLAITRNSDILIGMHGAGLTHLLFLPNWACLFELYNCEDPNCYKDLARLRGVHYVTWEQTDLVYPQDEGHHPEGGAHAKFTNYRFDAQEFGRLVAQAATEVRAHKDFPQATTPTSQHDEF; encoded by the exons ATGAGTCTTGTGATGATGCTGCAACTGTTAATACTCAACGCGCTGCTAGCGCTGCAACTGCGCCCTTCACTTGCCGAAACGAAGCACACGCTGACGTTGCCAAATCTACCCACGGATCATCTCATACGCTACCTCAACACGTTCCCCAAACTGAAAGGCCAGCTGCCCTTAAATGCCACAACTCGACTCGAATCTCGCGCCTGCTGGGGCCATGAGCACAACTGCAGTCCTGAGGCACGTTTCCAAACCCCCAACTGTCCCGGCGATCACACTGGCTGGGTGCAGAGCAAGGAGGCGCAAGTGCAAACGTTCTATTACCAAGCGGACTTTGGCTACATTCAACAACAGCTGGACGAATTGACGCCTCAGTGTATGCCCAAGTATCTAACGGATTCATCGTTGGAATGCACACGTTATCTGCGCTTCTGTCGCGGGAGGAATCTGCTAATCGATCTACGTGATGTGCCGAAGCGCAAGGAGCGTATACGCTATCACATGGATGTTCTGAAACCAGGCCAACTGCTGGGCCATTGTGAATTAAATCGCACGCGCCTTAATGCTGAAATGGATCACATTGGTTCGGCATTGCAGTCTTGGGGCCCGGAGCTGCGCAACTTTGATGTGCTCCCGCATCCGGTGCTGGAGAGCGGCGCCTGTGACTTAGTGGTGAATGCGCCGACGTTCATCATGAAGATCGATGCCACCTACAATATGTATCATCATTTCTGTGACTTCTTCAATCTGTATGCCTCGCTCTTCGTCAACCAATCTCATCCTGCTGCCTTCAACACTGATGTGCAGATTTTGATCTGGGAAACTTATCCATATGATTCGCCTTTTCGTGATACATTCAAGGCATTCAGTCAGCGTCCGGTTTGGACGTTGAGTGATGTGCAGGGCAAGCGGGTCTGCTTTAGGAATGTTGTGTTACCGCTGCTGCCGCGCATGATCTTTGGTTTGTTCTACAATACACCCATT ATTCAGGGCTGCTCCAACAGCGGCTTGTTTCGCGCCTTCTCAGAGTTCATATTACATCGCCTGCAGATTCCCTATCAGCCGCCACTGGCCAAGAGAAAGCTAAGGATCACTTATCTTTCACGTCGCACAAAATACAGGCAGGTGCTCAATGAAGCTGAACTGCTGGCACAGTTAGAGGACAACGAAGATTATCAAGTGCAACGTGTTTCCTATGAGCG CCTTTCCTTCAGCGATCAATTGGCCATTACCAGAAATAGCGATATACTCATTGGCATGCATGGCGCTGGCTTGACCCATTTGCTCTTTCTGCCGAATTGGGCGTGCCTTTTTGAGTTGTACAATTGCGAGGATCCCAATTGCTACAAGGATCTGGCGCGCTTGCGTGGTGTGCACTATGTAACCTGGGAGCAAACGGATTTGGTGTATCCACAAGATGAGGGACATCATCCTGAGGGCGGCGCTCATGCCAAGTTTACAAATTATCGCTTTGACGCCCAGGAGTTTGGTCGTCTTGTGGCTCAAGCGGCAACAGAAGTGCGTGCGCACAAAGATTTTCCACAAGCAACAACGCCAACATCACAGCACGACGAATTTTAG
- the LOC117564774 gene encoding uncharacterized protein LOC117564774 yields MRTMSWPGLDIGSTPGKGYYYEAYNPAGSCLLSAPLHIFEGYLTKIGWTPVVDIDLVEVVEYRTDKKSWQSVRSSLSSFLMIMPTLLGFTLSQLLCQRLHLHSTRRFLMEFIVVSLPTVCNMMLSSECNALYVTLVGAYIAYLLWRSGVWSRFPAETTDYSFKLGKRPIVFTLIRATAYLGTGAAILAIDFKHFLVGNGKSRDFGATIMDMGIGLFVVIMGLVSQRSRHLGDIKRLPKVVLPLLVLGSARTLVITMIDYHQDEREYGKHLNAFFTLGFTKLFGSIVSLLAPSDKQLLPLSLGVLGLHELILQLSLSEYVMQSVERIGLLDSNREGLSALPGCIALYLLSIYVAKWYMSQDHLNYVQFCSKLRHMFIFCIIGWLLVFVCAFTCGIARVTFNTGYVIWLISICLSLMLLYAFLFEFALVIARQNTLLIPDTIKRPAQMAQSKPTDLPAFVESLNMNGLTHFMISNFLTGFVNMSLEPMQRSSLQGIFILISYMLVTGGVVYVLFRKQIRLA; encoded by the exons ATGCGGACGATGAGCTGGCCGGGATTGGACATTGGTTCCACGCCAGGCAAAGGCTATTACTACGAAGCCTACAATCCTGCAGGCAGCTGCCTGCTCTCCGCGCCGCTTCACATATTCGAAGGCTATTTGACTAAAATTGGTTGGACTCCAGTTGTGGATATCGACTTGGTAGAAGTGGTGGAGTACCGCACAGACAAGAAATCCTGGCAGTCGGTTCGAAGCAGTCTGAGCAGTTTCCTCATGATAATGCCCACACTACTGGGCTTTACGCTTTCGCAGCTGCTGTGCCAACGTTTACATCTGCATTCGACGCGACGTTTCCTCATGGAGTTCATAGTGGTTTCTTTGCCCACCGTATGTAATATGATGCTGTCCAGTGAATGTAATGCGCTTTATGTGACACTAGTTGGCGCCTATATTGCCTACCTGCTGTGGCGCTCTGGTGTCTGGTCAAGATTCCCAGCGGAGACGACGGACTACAGCTTTAAACTGGGCAAGCGACCCATTGTATTCACTCTAATACGCGCCACTGCTTACCTGGGCACTGGTGCCGCCATCCTGGCCATTGACTTCAAGCATTTCCTGGTGGGCAATGGCAAAAGCAGAGACTTTGGTGCCACTATCATGGACATGGGAATTGGCTTGTTTGTGGTCATCATGGGTTTAGTTTCGCAGCGATCTCGGCACCTCGGGGATATTAAAAGGCTGCCCAAAGTCGTGTTGCCATTGCTGGTGCTTGGCTCAGCACGTACTCTGGTGATTACCATGATTGACTACCATCAGGATGAGCGTGAATATGGCAAGCATTTGAATGCCTTTTTTACTCTGGGATTCACGAAACTCTTTGGAAGCATTGTCAGCTTACTTGCGCCAAGTGataagcagctgctgcctctCAGTCTAG GTGTTTTGGGGCTGCATGAGTTGATCTTACAATTGAGTCTCTCGGAGTATGTGATGCAAAGTGTGGAACGCATAGGCTTGCTGGACTCGAATCGCGAAGGACTCAGTGCTCTGCCTGGCTGTATTGCGCTCTATTTGCTTAGCATTTACGTGGCCAAATGGTACATGTCCCAAGATCACCTCAACTATGTGCAGTTCTGCTCCAAGCTGCGACACATGTTCATCTTCTGCATTATTGGTTGGCTGCTGGTCTTCGTCTGTGCATTTACCTGCGGCATTGCACGAGTTACATTCAACACGGGCTACGTCATCTGGTTGATTAGCATCTGTCTGTCCCTGATGCTGCTCTACGCCTTCCTCTTTGAGTTCGCTTTGGTCATAGCTAGACAAAATACGTTATTGATTCCGGATACTATTAAGCGACCTGCCCAGATGGCGCAGAGCAAGCCAACGGATTTGCCAGCGTTTGTGGAATCGCTCAATATGAATGGATTAACACATTTTATGATTTCCAACTTTTTGACGGGCTTTGTAAACATGTCTCTGGAGCCAATGCAGCGCAGTTCATTGCAgggaatatttattttgatttcgtATATGCTGGTGACTGGAGGAGTTGTTTATGTGCTGTTTCGCAAGCAAATTCGTCTAGCGTAA
- the LOC117564775 gene encoding uncharacterized protein LOC117564775, whose protein sequence is MSCQSAHTGCSGAQALATEQQHEENCSYALGPYPDEVIMLALDRILYYSGVTKIKHLLQMANFGTPSQLAPPVSISTPTAPSAPCKVSCGTSTCNLIGKIDVSKYNSSNSSLSHFTSAKTGKSIKGLTPSLRSHTVNVSNLRPRTPHVDFANPVVDNRLPAGPSFSTSVKQSLSACSIACRRLKVKLSATAQNKDQRWVWTRLVSSANGCKVYEVYQNSQSDKKPWKSCDPKQQPVVVFLVMPSGYVMVFETVSRSLL, encoded by the exons ATGAGCTGTCAATCCGCCCACACTGGCTGCAGTGGAGCACAAGCGTTGGCCACTGAGCAGCAGCATGAGGAGAACTGTTCGTATGCCTTAGGTCCGTATCCAGATGAAGTCATCATGTTGGCACTAGATCGCATACTTTACTATTCAGGCGTGACCAAAATCAAGCATTTGCTGCAGATGGCAAACTTTG GCACTCCCAGTCAGCTGGCGCCTCCAGTTTCCATTTCGACTCCTACCGCTCCGTCGGCACCTTGTAAAGTGAGCTGTGGCACTTCTACTTGCAACCTCATTGGCAAAATCGATGTTTCCAagtacaacagcagcaatagcagcctTTCGCACTTCACTTCGGCCAAGACGGGAAAGAGTATCAAAGGTTTAACACCCAGTTTACGCTCTCATACAGTGAATGTAAGCAATCTACGGCCCCGCACGCCTCATGTGGATTTTGCTAATCCGGTGGTTGACAATCGCCTGCCAGCTGGTCCTTCTTTCTCGACAAGTGTGAAGCAATCCTTGTCTGCTTGTTCTATTGCTTGTCGCCGGCTCAAGGTGAAGCTATCGGCGACGGCTCAGAACAAGGATCAGCGCTGGGTGTGGACACGTTTGGTCAGCTCTGCGAATGGCTGCAAAGTGTACGAAGTCTATCAAAACTCACAGTCCGATAAGAAGCCATGGAAATCGTGTGATCCTAAGCAACAGCCAGTCGTTGTCTTTCTGGTTATGCCCAGTGGGTATGTCATGGTCTTTGAAACTGTTTCGAGAAGCTTGTTATAA